The Oceanibaculum indicum P24 genome has a window encoding:
- the mrdA gene encoding penicillin-binding protein 2 gives MKKDRDQERQKVLTRRALMLGAAQIGLVGTLAGRLYYLQVVQADRYRVLADDNRISIRLLPPPRGEIVDRFGVPLAINEKNYRVVIVREQSGDVPLTLERLGRVIDLPEREVRRVLRDMRRKRAFVPITVRENLSWEEVSRVEVNAPDLPGISIEVGLSRFYPYAAQASHVLGYVAAVSESELTGDPLLELPDFRIGKNGVEKVHDQHLRGTAGTSQVEVNALGRVIRELSREEGQPGRRLEITLDMELQRYAVERLGEESAAAVIMDVHNGDVLALASTPGFDPNAFNRGLTPNEWEELISNERGPLTNKAIAGQYAPGSTFKMVVALAALEAGVISPQQRVFCPGHMELGDTRFHCWKRQGHGHMDMHDALKHSCDVYFYEVSRRLGIARIAAMSERLGLGRPLGFDLPGERGGLIPTREWKQARFGKPWHQGETLIAGIGQGYILATPLQLAVMTARLVNGGIAVKPHLTRFTPEQAGLHAISAPGATTAGPGGDAGFPSMGVSQEHLRLVRTAMAAVTNDPNGGTAWRARITEAGMEMGGKTGTAQVRRITMAERLTGVKKNEDLPWRQRDHALFVGYAPVNAPRYCCAVIVEHGGGGSAVAAPIARDLLIETQRRDPAQGRPLAFVPPGRS, from the coding sequence ATGAAGAAGGACCGCGATCAGGAACGGCAGAAGGTGCTGACCCGCCGCGCCCTCATGCTGGGCGCGGCGCAGATCGGTCTGGTCGGCACGCTCGCCGGGCGGCTCTACTATCTTCAGGTCGTGCAGGCCGACCGCTACCGCGTGCTGGCCGACGACAACCGCATCAGCATCCGCCTGCTGCCGCCGCCGCGCGGCGAGATCGTGGACCGATTCGGCGTGCCGCTGGCGATCAACGAGAAGAACTACCGCGTCGTCATCGTGCGCGAGCAGTCGGGCGACGTACCGCTGACGCTGGAGCGGCTGGGCCGGGTCATCGACCTGCCGGAGCGCGAGGTGCGCCGGGTGCTGCGCGACATGCGGCGGAAGCGCGCCTTCGTGCCGATCACGGTGCGCGAGAATCTGAGCTGGGAGGAGGTCAGCCGCGTCGAGGTGAACGCGCCCGACCTGCCGGGTATTTCCATCGAGGTCGGCCTCAGCCGCTTCTATCCCTATGCCGCGCAGGCCTCCCACGTGCTGGGCTATGTCGCCGCGGTCTCCGAATCCGAGCTGACCGGCGACCCGCTGCTGGAACTGCCAGATTTCCGCATCGGCAAGAACGGCGTCGAGAAGGTGCATGACCAGCATCTGCGCGGCACGGCGGGCACCAGCCAGGTCGAGGTGAACGCGCTGGGCCGGGTGATCCGCGAGCTGTCGCGCGAGGAAGGCCAGCCGGGCCGGCGCCTGGAAATCACGCTGGACATGGAACTGCAGCGTTACGCCGTGGAACGGCTGGGCGAGGAAAGCGCCGCCGCCGTCATCATGGATGTGCACAATGGCGATGTGCTGGCGCTGGCCTCCACCCCCGGCTTCGACCCCAACGCCTTCAACCGCGGCCTGACCCCGAATGAGTGGGAAGAGCTGATCTCCAACGAGCGCGGCCCGCTGACCAACAAGGCGATTGCCGGCCAGTACGCGCCCGGCTCCACCTTCAAGATGGTGGTGGCGCTGGCAGCGCTGGAGGCCGGCGTGATCTCGCCCCAGCAGCGGGTGTTCTGCCCCGGCCACATGGAGCTGGGCGACACCCGCTTCCATTGCTGGAAGCGGCAGGGCCATGGCCATATGGACATGCATGACGCGCTGAAACATTCCTGCGACGTCTATTTCTACGAGGTCTCGCGGCGCCTGGGCATCGCCCGCATTGCCGCCATGTCGGAACGGCTGGGCCTCGGCCGGCCGCTTGGCTTCGACCTGCCGGGCGAGCGCGGCGGCCTGATCCCGACCCGCGAATGGAAGCAGGCCCGCTTCGGCAAGCCCTGGCACCAGGGCGAGACGCTGATCGCCGGTATCGGCCAGGGCTATATCCTGGCGACACCGCTGCAGCTGGCCGTGATGACCGCCCGGCTGGTCAATGGCGGCATCGCGGTGAAGCCGCACCTGACCCGCTTCACGCCGGAACAGGCCGGCCTGCACGCCATATCGGCACCAGGCGCTACCACCGCCGGGCCGGGCGGCGATGCCGGCTTCCCCTCCATGGGCGTGTCGCAGGAGCATCTGCGCCTGGTCCGCACCGCCATGGCAGCCGTCACCAACGATCCGAATGGCGGCACCGCCTGGCGCGCCCGCATCACCGAGGCCGGCATGGAAATGGGCGGCAAGACCGGTACCGCGCAGGTGCGCCGCATCACCATGGCGGAGCGGCTGACCGGCGTGAAGAAGAACGAGGACCTGCCCTGGCGGCAGCGCGACCATGCGCTGTTCGTCGGCTATGCGCCGGTGAATGCGCCGCGCTATTGCTGTGCTGTCATCGTCGAGCATGGCGGCGGCGGATCGGCGGTTGCAGCCCCCATCGCCCGCGACCTTTTGATCGAGACGCAGCGCCGCGACCCGGCGCAAGGCCGGCCGCTGGCCTTCGTGCCGCCGGGCAGGAGCTAA
- a CDS encoding 2-isopropylmalate synthase, whose amino-acid sequence MTTSNKITGDNNRVIIFDTTLRDGEQSPGASMNLEEKLQIASLLEEMGVDVIEAGFPIASNGDFEAVNEIAKRVKNSVVAGLARAGQKDIERAAEALKPAARARIHTFISTSPLHMKYKLRMEPDDVHQAVVDSVTHARRFTDDVEWSCEDGSRTEHDFMCRCVESAIKAGARTINVPDTVGYTVPEEYAALIEMLLNRVPNIDKAILSVHCHNDLGLAVANSLAAVSAGARQVECTVNGLGERAGNAAMEEIVMALRTRNDVMPFETGIDTTMITRASKLVSAITGFAVQPNKAIVGANAFAHESGIHQDGMLKNAQTYEIMTPESVGLNKSNIVMGKHSGRNAFRTKLKELGFELGDNALNDAFNRFKDLADKKKTVFDEDIVALVDDEMTRANDHIRFVSLQVACGSKGPQTAALELTVEGAPLSATCEGNGPVDAAFNAIRALFPHEAKLQLYQVHAVTEGTDAQAKVTVRLEEQGKTVNGQSADSDTIVASVKAYIHALNKLLTKREKRAPEALSA is encoded by the coding sequence ATGACCACCAGCAATAAAATCACGGGCGACAATAACCGCGTCATCATCTTCGACACCACCTTGCGCGACGGCGAGCAATCGCCCGGCGCCTCGATGAATCTTGAGGAAAAACTGCAGATCGCCTCGCTGCTGGAAGAGATGGGCGTCGATGTCATCGAAGCCGGCTTCCCGATCGCCTCCAACGGCGATTTCGAGGCGGTGAACGAGATCGCCAAACGGGTGAAGAATTCCGTCGTCGCCGGCCTCGCCCGCGCCGGCCAGAAGGATATCGAGCGTGCTGCTGAGGCGCTGAAGCCCGCCGCCCGCGCGCGCATCCACACCTTCATCTCCACCAGCCCGCTGCACATGAAGTACAAGCTGCGGATGGAGCCGGACGATGTGCACCAGGCCGTGGTGGACAGCGTCACCCATGCGCGGCGCTTCACCGACGATGTGGAGTGGAGCTGCGAGGATGGCAGCCGCACCGAGCATGATTTCATGTGCCGCTGCGTGGAAAGCGCGATCAAGGCCGGTGCCCGCACCATCAACGTGCCCGACACGGTCGGCTATACGGTGCCGGAGGAATATGCGGCGCTGATCGAAATGCTGCTGAACCGGGTGCCGAACATCGACAAGGCGATCCTGTCAGTGCATTGCCATAATGATCTGGGCCTCGCCGTCGCCAACTCGCTGGCCGCCGTCTCGGCCGGTGCGCGGCAGGTCGAATGCACGGTGAACGGGCTGGGCGAGCGCGCCGGCAACGCGGCGATGGAAGAGATCGTCATGGCGCTGCGCACGCGCAACGACGTGATGCCGTTCGAGACCGGCATCGACACCACGATGATCACCCGTGCCTCCAAGCTGGTCTCGGCCATCACCGGCTTCGCGGTGCAGCCGAACAAGGCCATCGTCGGTGCCAACGCCTTCGCGCATGAAAGCGGCATCCATCAGGACGGCATGCTGAAGAACGCGCAGACCTACGAGATCATGACGCCGGAATCGGTGGGGCTGAACAAGTCCAACATCGTCATGGGCAAGCATTCCGGCCGCAACGCCTTCCGCACCAAGCTGAAGGAGCTGGGCTTCGAGCTGGGCGACAATGCGCTGAACGACGCCTTCAACCGCTTCAAGGATCTGGCGGACAAGAAGAAGACGGTATTCGACGAGGATATCGTGGCGCTGGTCGATGACGAGATGACCCGCGCCAATGACCATATCCGCTTTGTCTCGCTGCAGGTCGCCTGTGGCTCGAAGGGGCCGCAGACCGCGGCGCTGGAGCTGACCGTGGAGGGTGCGCCGCTGAGCGCCACCTGCGAGGGCAACGGCCCGGTGGATGCGGCCTTCAACGCGATCCGCGCGCTGTTCCCGCACGAGGCGAAGCTGCAGCTCTACCAGGTGCATGCCGTGACCGAGGGCACCGATGCCCAGGCGAAGGTCACCGTGCGGCTGGAGGAGCAGGGAAAAACAGTCAACGGGCAGAGCGCGGACAGCGATACCATCGTCGCGTCCGTGAAGGCGTATATACATGCGCTGAATAAATTGCTGACGAAGCGCGAGAAGCGGGCGCCGGAGGCGCTTTCGGCTTGA
- a CDS encoding MFS transporter has product MPPSSPERPFPLWWLVLATTATQAFASMSTMSPSTVAPALGASLDLPTSLIGYLVTMIYAGAIATSLIGGAVVRRLGACRASQLALALCATGILLVAGGWLPALALGAFVMGLGYGFTNPAASHLLSRFATGPRINLIFSIKQTGVPWGGMLAGLLIPSAALAVGWQGGISLVAVFCLTLLLLLQISRQHWDNDRDPGVRLFTSPLAAIALVWRSKGLRLISLAAMTLSFSQLCFTTFLVTLLVEELSYTLVAAGLVLSLSQVVSVAARLVWGWMADRLGDSLKVLKLLILILILSAATVPMLAPDWPTAAIYLVFMLIGATAVGWNGVYMAAVARLAPAGQIGAATGGSLVLTFAGVLGGPAAFAASTGLTGGYAASYILIVLAGLAGLACIVMAQKHLRAGAAA; this is encoded by the coding sequence ATGCCCCCCTCTTCTCCTGAACGCCCCTTCCCGCTCTGGTGGCTGGTGCTGGCCACCACGGCGACGCAGGCCTTCGCCTCGATGAGCACGATGTCGCCCTCGACCGTCGCCCCCGCGCTGGGCGCGTCGCTCGACCTGCCGACCTCGCTGATCGGCTATCTGGTGACGATGATCTATGCCGGCGCCATCGCCACCTCGCTGATCGGTGGCGCGGTGGTGCGCCGGCTGGGGGCGTGCCGGGCCAGCCAGCTGGCGCTGGCGCTGTGCGCCACCGGCATCCTGCTGGTCGCCGGCGGCTGGCTGCCGGCGCTGGCGCTGGGCGCCTTCGTGATGGGGCTGGGCTATGGCTTCACCAACCCGGCCGCCTCGCACCTGCTGTCGCGCTTTGCCACAGGGCCGCGCATCAACCTGATCTTCTCGATCAAGCAGACCGGCGTGCCCTGGGGCGGAATGCTGGCCGGGCTGCTGATCCCCTCGGCGGCGCTGGCGGTCGGCTGGCAGGGCGGCATCTCGCTGGTCGCTGTCTTCTGCCTGACCCTGCTGTTGCTGCTGCAGATCTCGCGGCAGCACTGGGACAATGACCGCGACCCCGGCGTGCGGCTGTTCACCTCGCCGCTGGCCGCCATCGCGCTGGTCTGGCGCTCCAAGGGTCTGCGGCTGATCTCGCTGGCGGCGATGACGCTGTCCTTCTCGCAGCTCTGCTTCACCACCTTCCTGGTGACGCTGCTGGTGGAGGAACTGTCCTACACGCTGGTTGCCGCCGGGCTGGTGCTGTCGCTCTCCCAGGTGGTCAGCGTCGCCGCCCGCCTGGTCTGGGGCTGGATGGCGGACCGGCTGGGCGACAGCCTGAAAGTGCTGAAGCTGCTGATCCTCATCCTGATCCTGTCCGCCGCGACGGTGCCGATGCTGGCGCCGGACTGGCCGACGGCGGCAATCTATCTGGTGTTCATGCTGATTGGCGCCACGGCGGTGGGCTGGAACGGCGTCTATATGGCGGCGGTCGCCCGGCTTGCCCCGGCCGGCCAGATCGGCGCCGCCACCGGCGGCTCGCTGGTGCTGACCTTCGCCGGCGTGCTGGGCGGCCCGGCGGCCTTTGCCGCCAGCACCGGCCTGACCGGCGGCTATGCCGCCTCCTACATACTGATCGTGCTGGCCGGGCTCGCCGGGCTGGCCTGCATCGTGATGGCGCAGAAGCACCTGCGTGCGGGCGCCGCCGCATGA
- a CDS encoding DUF1013 domain-containing protein produces MAELLMPKATAVWLVENTALSFEQIAAFCGLHPLEVQAIADGEVATGMQGLDPVANGQLSWAEIERCTKDPKARLEASVRTVEVPEQKRKGPKYTPISKRQDKPDAIAYLLRYHPELSDAQIGKLLGTTKPTIQAVRDKSHWNSSSIRAQHPVQLGLCTMKDMNAALISARAKRPEQVIKSAEEVAAESAAASEGEAAGSESPFADTSVTGGLTFDERSDSDDYESGGRYDR; encoded by the coding sequence ATGGCCGAATTGTTGATGCCGAAGGCGACCGCCGTCTGGCTGGTCGAGAATACTGCGCTCAGCTTCGAGCAGATCGCTGCCTTCTGCGGGCTGCACCCGCTGGAAGTCCAGGCGATCGCCGATGGCGAGGTCGCGACCGGCATGCAGGGCCTCGACCCCGTCGCCAACGGCCAGCTGAGCTGGGCGGAGATCGAACGCTGCACCAAGGATCCCAAGGCGCGGCTGGAAGCCTCGGTCCGCACCGTCGAGGTGCCCGAGCAGAAGCGCAAGGGGCCGAAATACACCCCGATCTCCAAGCGCCAGGACAAGCCCGACGCCATCGCCTACCTGCTGCGCTATCACCCGGAACTGTCGGACGCTCAGATCGGCAAGCTGCTGGGCACGACCAAGCCGACCATCCAGGCGGTGCGCGACAAGAGCCACTGGAATTCGTCCAGCATCCGCGCGCAGCATCCGGTGCAGCTCGGCCTGTGCACCATGAAGGACATGAACGCCGCGCTGATCAGCGCCCGCGCCAAGCGCCCGGAGCAGGTCATCAAGAGCGCCGAGGAGGTTGCCGCGGAAAGCGCAGCCGCCAGCGAGGGCGAGGCAGCTGGCAGCGAGTCGCCCTTCGCCGACACCTCGGTCACCGGCGGGCTGACCTTCGACGAGCGCAGCGACAGCGACGACTACGAGTCCGGCGGACGCTACGACCGCTGA
- the rodA gene encoding rod shape-determining protein RodA, with translation MSIRSYGKRELTLGRKILQVNWFLILLLIVIAGVGFAMLYSAANGHWQPWATRQMARFGVALCALLVIALIDIRFWMRWAYVGYLGALVLLFVVEVAGEIGMGAQRWIDLGVFQLQPSELMKVALVLALARYFHGLTHEETGRITYLLPPLMMIAAPALLVLRQPDLGTAMMLIFAGSGLLFLAGVRIWKFLLVGIAGLACIPIAWGLLRDYQRNRILTFLNPENDPLGTGYHILQSKIALGSGGLFGKGFLQGSQSHLNFLPEKQTDFIFTMLAEEFGLAGGIGLIGLYMLVLVYGTAIGLRARSQFARLLALGLTLNFFLYMFINIAMVTGLLPVVGIPLPLISYGGTAMLTLMIGFGFIIGAYVHRDIRISRRGVDED, from the coding sequence ATGAGCATCCGCAGCTACGGCAAGCGCGAACTGACCCTGGGCCGCAAGATCCTGCAGGTGAACTGGTTCCTGATCCTGCTGCTGATCGTGATCGCCGGCGTCGGCTTCGCCATGCTCTATTCCGCCGCCAATGGCCACTGGCAGCCCTGGGCGACGCGGCAGATGGCGCGCTTCGGCGTAGCGCTGTGCGCGCTGCTGGTCATCGCGCTGATCGACATAAGATTCTGGATGCGCTGGGCCTATGTCGGCTATCTCGGCGCGCTGGTCCTGCTGTTCGTGGTCGAGGTGGCGGGCGAGATCGGCATGGGCGCGCAGCGCTGGATCGACCTTGGCGTGTTCCAGCTGCAGCCGTCGGAACTGATGAAGGTCGCGCTGGTGCTGGCACTGGCGCGCTATTTCCATGGTCTGACGCATGAGGAAACCGGGCGCATCACCTATCTGCTGCCGCCGCTGATGATGATCGCCGCCCCGGCCCTGCTGGTGCTGCGGCAGCCCGACCTCGGCACCGCGATGATGCTGATCTTCGCCGGCAGCGGGCTGCTGTTCCTGGCCGGCGTCAGGATCTGGAAGTTCCTGCTTGTCGGCATCGCCGGCCTCGCCTGCATCCCGATCGCCTGGGGGCTGCTGCGCGATTATCAGCGCAACCGCATCCTGACCTTCCTGAACCCGGAGAACGACCCGCTGGGCACCGGCTACCACATCCTGCAATCGAAGATCGCGCTGGGCTCCGGCGGGCTGTTCGGCAAGGGCTTCCTGCAGGGCTCGCAGAGCCACCTGAACTTCCTGCCGGAAAAGCAGACCGACTTCATCTTCACCATGCTGGCGGAGGAATTCGGCCTGGCCGGCGGCATCGGGCTGATCGGCCTGTACATGCTGGTGCTGGTCTATGGCACGGCCATCGGCCTGCGCGCGCGCAGCCAGTTCGCCCGCCTGCTGGCGCTGGGGCTGACGCTGAACTTCTTCCTCTACATGTTCATCAACATCGCCATGGTCACCGGCCTGCTGCCCGTGGTGGGCATTCCGCTGCCGCTGATCTCCTATGGCGGCACAGCCATGCTGACGCTGATGATCGGCTTTGGCTTCATCATCGGCGCCTATGTCCACCGCGACATCCGCATCAGCCGGCGCGGCGTTGACGAGGATTAG
- the mreD gene encoding rod shape-determining protein MreD yields MKPTLAQRLDLWARRLIPVVLTLLLLLLGTVPLGVPYLGSVAPAYTLMAVFYWAVYRPDLLPLGMVFVIGVLEDALSGLPLGVGALALLFVYGTALGQRRTFLKRPFYIAWIGFAVLAAMAALLVWLLITVLNGSVIGIRPAMFQYTITVALFPCLAILFVAAHRHIQR; encoded by the coding sequence ATGAAACCCACTCTTGCCCAACGGCTGGACCTTTGGGCGCGGCGGCTGATCCCGGTTGTACTGACGCTGCTGCTGCTGCTGCTTGGCACCGTGCCGCTGGGCGTGCCCTATCTCGGCAGCGTGGCGCCGGCCTATACGCTGATGGCGGTGTTCTACTGGGCGGTGTACCGTCCTGATCTGCTGCCGCTGGGCATGGTGTTCGTCATCGGCGTGCTGGAAGATGCGCTGTCCGGCCTGCCGCTGGGGGTGGGCGCGCTGGCCCTGCTGTTCGTGTATGGCACGGCACTGGGACAGCGGCGCACTTTCCTGAAGCGCCCCTTCTACATCGCCTGGATCGGCTTTGCCGTCCTGGCGGCAATGGCGGCGCTGCTGGTATGGCTGCTGATCACGGTGCTGAACGGCTCCGTCATCGGCATCCGGCCGGCGATGTTCCAATACACCATCACCGTGGCGCTGTTTCCGTGCCTGGCGATCCTGTTCGTCGCCGCGCACCGCCACATCCAGCGTTAG
- a CDS encoding rod shape-determining protein yields MFANLLGMLSADMAIDLGTANTLVYVKGRGIVLNEPSVVAIANVKGKKQVLAVGEEAKQMLGRTPGNIQAIRPLRDGVIADFEIAEEMIKHFIRKVHNRRSFASPQVIICVPSGSTAVERRAIQESAESAGARRVFLIEEPMAAAIGAGLPVTEPTGSMVVDIGGGTTEVAVLSLGGIVYSRSVRVGGDKMDEAIIAYIRRHHNLLVGEGSAERIKKEIGSACPPEDGEGKTMEIKGRDLMNGVPKELVISQRQIAESLAEPVSAIIEAVKVALEHTAPELAADIVDKGIVLTGGGGLLNNLDLVLRHATGLPVSIADDPLTCVALGTGRCLEEMKVLKNVLIGSY; encoded by the coding sequence ATGTTCGCGAACCTCCTCGGCATGCTGTCCGCCGATATGGCGATTGATCTCGGCACGGCGAATACGCTGGTCTATGTGAAAGGCCGGGGCATCGTGCTCAACGAGCCCTCCGTGGTGGCCATCGCCAATGTGAAGGGCAAGAAGCAGGTGCTCGCGGTGGGCGAGGAGGCGAAGCAGATGCTGGGCCGTACGCCCGGCAACATCCAGGCGATCCGACCGCTGCGCGACGGCGTCATCGCGGATTTCGAGATCGCCGAGGAGATGATCAAGCACTTCATCCGCAAGGTGCATAACCGGCGCAGCTTCGCCAGCCCGCAGGTCATCATCTGCGTGCCCTCCGGATCCACCGCCGTGGAGCGCCGCGCGATCCAGGAATCGGCGGAGAGTGCCGGCGCCCGGCGGGTGTTCCTGATCGAGGAGCCGATGGCGGCCGCCATCGGCGCCGGCCTGCCGGTGACCGAGCCGACCGGCTCCATGGTCGTCGATATCGGCGGCGGCACGACCGAGGTCGCGGTGCTGTCGCTGGGCGGCATCGTCTATTCGCGCAGCGTGCGCGTCGGCGGCGACAAGATGGACGAGGCGATCATCGCCTATATCCGCCGCCACCATAATCTGCTGGTCGGCGAAGGTTCCGCCGAGCGCATCAAGAAAGAAATCGGCTCCGCCTGCCCGCCCGAGGATGGCGAGGGCAAGACCATGGAGATCAAGGGCCGCGACCTGATGAACGGCGTGCCGAAGGAGCTGGTGATCAGCCAGCGCCAGATCGCCGAGAGCCTGGCCGAGCCGGTCTCCGCCATCATCGAGGCGGTGAAGGTGGCGCTGGAGCATACCGCGCCGGAACTGGCCGCCGATATCGTGGACAAGGGCATCGTGCTGACCGGCGGCGGCGGGTTGCTGAACAATCTGGACCTGGTGCTGCGCCATGCCACCGGCCTGCCGGTCTCCATCGCCGACGACCCGCTGACCTGCGTCGCACTGGGCACCGGGCGGTGCCTGGAGGAGATGAAGGTCCTGAAAAACGTGCTGATCGGGTCCTATTAA
- the yddG gene encoding aromatic amino acid exporter YddG produces the protein MTPTVKATLIGGTAVLMWATLALFTTLTGRVPPFLLVALAFAVASAMIAVKWVVCRQNPLSYLRQPWPVWLLGVGGLFGYHFFYFLALRNAPPVEAGLIAYLWPLLIVLFSSLLPGERLRWWHLAGALAGLAGAALLVTGGGKVAFRADHMLGYLAAVACAFTWSGYSVLSRFVKSVPTDTVGGFCAASAVLGFACHLIFEETVLPASALEWLAVLALGLGPVGLAFFTWDHGVKHGDIKALGAASYAAPLLSTILLVLFGMGAATWVLAAACVLIVGGAVLASKDMFARPAVPPDIAEKP, from the coding sequence ATGACCCCGACCGTGAAGGCCACGCTGATCGGCGGCACGGCGGTGCTGATGTGGGCGACGCTGGCCCTGTTCACCACACTGACCGGCCGGGTGCCGCCCTTCCTGCTGGTGGCGCTGGCCTTCGCCGTCGCCAGCGCGATGATCGCCGTGAAATGGGTGGTCTGCCGGCAGAACCCGCTTTCCTACCTGCGGCAGCCCTGGCCGGTCTGGCTGCTGGGTGTGGGCGGGCTGTTCGGCTACCACTTCTTCTATTTCCTGGCGCTGCGCAACGCGCCGCCGGTTGAGGCCGGGCTGATCGCCTATCTGTGGCCGCTGCTGATCGTCCTCTTCTCCTCGCTGCTGCCAGGCGAGCGGCTGCGCTGGTGGCATCTGGCGGGCGCGCTCGCCGGCCTGGCGGGCGCGGCGCTGCTGGTGACCGGTGGCGGCAAGGTCGCCTTCCGTGCCGACCATATGCTGGGCTATCTGGCGGCTGTCGCCTGCGCCTTCACCTGGTCCGGCTATTCGGTGCTGAGCCGCTTCGTGAAATCCGTGCCGACCGATACGGTGGGTGGATTCTGCGCCGCCTCGGCCGTGCTGGGCTTCGCCTGCCATCTGATCTTCGAGGAGACTGTGCTGCCGGCCTCCGCGCTGGAGTGGCTGGCCGTGCTGGCGCTGGGGCTGGGGCCGGTGGGCCTTGCCTTCTTCACCTGGGATCACGGCGTGAAGCACGGCGACATCAAGGCGCTGGGTGCGGCCAGCTATGCCGCCCCGCTGCTCTCCACCATCCTGCTGGTGCTGTTCGGCATGGGGGCGGCGACCTGGGTGCTGGCGGCGGCCTGCGTACTGATCGTCGGCGGCGCGGTGCTGGCTTCGAAGGATATGTTCGCACGGCCCGCCGTCCCACCAGATATTGCGGAAAAACCATAA
- the mreC gene encoding rod shape-determining protein MreC, giving the protein MARRSGSFSTITEPFRSFWHRFSYGLLIAAAFGLLVLGKADIVLVERTRTAIVDATAPILDVLSRPAATVSDLLQQARELRDLRDENARLREENARLMQWQQAARLLEAENRSLRALTGYIPDPAASYVTGRVIGDSGGPFVRSVLVNVGSRDGVEKGQAAMTGQGLAGRIAEVGYQHARALLITDLNSRIPVIVENTRDRAILAGDNTVRPKLLYLDSNAKVSPGDRIVTSGHAGALPPGLPVGIVISVSDHEVRVKPFVEWHKIEYLRLVDFSLPAAARSEPTRQEASQSPGRR; this is encoded by the coding sequence GTGGCGCGTCGATCCGGTTCGTTCAGCACCATCACCGAACCGTTCCGCAGCTTCTGGCATCGCTTTTCCTATGGGCTGCTGATCGCCGCCGCTTTCGGCCTGCTGGTGCTGGGAAAGGCCGATATCGTGCTGGTGGAGCGCACCCGCACGGCGATTGTCGATGCCACCGCGCCGATTCTCGATGTTCTGTCCCGCCCGGCGGCTACGGTCTCCGACCTGCTGCAGCAGGCCCGCGAACTGCGTGACCTGCGCGACGAGAATGCGCGGCTGCGCGAGGAAAATGCCCGGCTTATGCAATGGCAGCAGGCCGCCCGGCTGCTGGAGGCGGAGAACCGCTCGCTGCGGGCGCTCACCGGCTATATCCCCGACCCGGCGGCCAGCTATGTGACCGGCCGGGTGATCGGCGACAGCGGCGGCCCCTTCGTGCGCAGCGTGCTGGTGAATGTCGGCTCGCGCGACGGCGTGGAGAAGGGCCAGGCGGCGATGACCGGCCAGGGGCTGGCCGGGCGCATCGCGGAGGTCGGCTACCAGCATGCCCGCGCGCTGCTGATCACCGACCTGAACTCGCGCATTCCGGTGATCGTGGAGAATACCCGCGACCGCGCGATCCTGGCCGGCGACAACACAGTGCGCCCGAAGCTGCTCTATCTCGACAGCAACGCCAAGGTGTCGCCCGGCGACCGCATCGTCACCTCCGGCCATGCCGGCGCGCTGCCGCCGGGCCTGCCGGTCGGCATCGTCATCTCGGTCAGCGACCATGAGGTGCGGGTGAAGCCCTTCGTCGAGTGGCACAAGATCGAATATCTGCGCCTCGTCGATTTCTCCCTGCCGGCGGCGGCGCGCAGCGAACCCACACGCCAGGAAGCGTCGCAAAGTCCGGGGCGGCGATGA